Part of the Citrus sinensis cultivar Valencia sweet orange chromosome 2, DVS_A1.0, whole genome shotgun sequence genome, CGTAgtcatcatcattcatcatttAGGGTACTATATCCCGCATTATTCCTCATTCGGGATATTATACCCCGCAATGTTCATAACATCATTGCGCACAAGATCATCATCATACTAGTAAGGTGGCCATAGCATTACATCACATCATAACATTAGCATCACATACATTACTACAAACTGTGAGCCAAAACATTTTTGAATCCATCTTACATCCTTTCATAAATAGCATTTAAAGTCtcttaaaacatttaaaaacctttctttgatcatttaattctgttagaaaattctttaagaaaaattttatttaagaaaactaatttcttaagaaaaaatcattttaaaatacctttttataaattcatttaaaattgtttttattttacaaaattcttttaaatattttagaaatcagttttgtaaaaattttcatttaaacataatttcataacataaaCTGCATTTATTATAAAGCACATCATGCATGAATTTACTTATCTCGATCCGCAGCAATCAACTCAATACCTCAAGAACAAACCAACGAGCTCACTCATGTCCtataatcatcataaaaatatccttatcaatattttctctaactttaaatataatctcaatcatccttaaatgatAGGCACTTATACTAGCTCaatacttatacatattctaaacataaatatgaGTATCTTGCACATGCTGATTTTTAATAACCTATACACATATCAGATTACTATGAAAATTTATAGAGGTACTGTAAACATGCATAGCATTGCAtacaaaatttcacaaaaatcaacacaagtgaaaatcaaatcaaaatattgaCATTTCACCAAAGTAACAAAATTGTCCAGCATTGACCAAAACATACCTTTTACCACTTAGGAAATTCATAAAATAGTCTCTAGTACTCGAAATAATCCATTTCTCTTTCTAATTACAATAAACACATTCAAAAagcatatattaaaattcaatattttgacaccttaaactattttaaaagcGTTTTATTTCCGAGAACATCTAACATGTCCAAAAAAATTCCAGATTTGatgacataattttaaaaattcatatcttttattttacaggCCCAAAAATCGCGATTCTAGCTTTTAAAGACAGAGAAAGATTGAAATTTCATATCAAATCCTAACATGGCATATAATGTTCATAAATTAGCTCAAACTGTTACATGCTCCAGCTTCTGCAATTCTGGAAAATAGTTTTCAGATCTGCAGCAGCCGTAGgttatgatttttaataatttaactataatgaataaaatcacgaAATTAAATACCCAGTTATGCGAGATATAGATCTGTTGATAAAAAAATCGccataattttaaagatgTAACCTTACAGAAAAATTTCCAGAAGTGAGAACTGCTGCTGAAAATTGGAATTTTCCAGCACCAGTAACCCAATTTCGAAAAAGATCATAACAATTTGCATACTCAGAGGATTTCAACACAAAACCTATCAATGGAAAGCCTAGGATGTCTAGTTCCATGATTTATAAACGTATTCATGTGattctaaataaagaaaacgaTTTGAAGCAAAGAATGCACACTGTTCATATCATCAAAGTATTACAAACACACATATATTACCCAAATCATACTACAAGTAATTAAAGGcagataattaataaaaacaattcaTATAAgtcaaagaaatatttaataccTTAAGGTAAAGACCAAGAAAAGAagttataaaactttattttccttctccaAAAACttatgtttctttctttttttttttccttgggtTTGTAAGGgtgtagaaaatataagacGTCTTTCTCTTAAAAAGACGACTTTCTCTTAAATACTtttggtaattaataaatattttaaaaaaataaaaagtaagaaaacgtgagttttaagaaaatttcttttttaataaaagttaataatctatgtaacttatttaaaacaaattgatAAGCTTTACTCACACACAAACAACCAATAATAACTATCCTATCCAATTTAATAAGGGTAAAAGAGGAAACAAATAACGGGTGTTGCAGCTAAGGTATATATGCTGCTCTAGTTTAACCCAGGGCGAGCTAGTAATATGATTCTTGAGATGCAATTGATATTCCTAAATTGTCTTTCCACCTTGTTCAGTAGGTGGAATTCTAGATGCAGTGCGATTGACtttcaaattctaaaattatattagggTAAGTAAACTgctaaattttatgatttttttttataaagattttataaacTGCTAACCAGGCGCAACAATgtcatttaattgaaaatttatgcaTTTTTATAGTAAGCGGGCGGTCAATTTAGGACGCTTACAATCCAATTTATGGTTCCTATGATATTTCGgtaaacttttttatttaattatagacCAATTCAAACTTGCATAAATAGTTTATATCAATAATGTTATCTTTCAATCAGATCCAGCTCCCGAGATCGGTATCGGTTGTTAATTTATACTCCCACCAGCATGTGCAGCGGAGCTTACATCTAGAAGATAATGGCCCGTAAATTGTTTAAGACGCCGCCTGCTTTTggctaaattaaaaatctatgataaatcatattatataataaagaaaagggTTAATAACACAGGGGTTcctaatttttacaatttcacAAATAAGGACAGAATGCCCATCCCTTATAAACAGAAGTCcctattaaaatttagttacaTGCATGCTATTGGTCAAAAACTCAAGATTCAACACCATGTGAATAActttggccatttttcttcGACCTACGGATTTATTTGATACGAACAGACAAAGTATGTCctcatgaaaatataaacaattaGCCAATCCAATGATATTatctcaattattttaaaaaaataatattatctcaataaaatgtatataaatatGGGATAAATAAAACTCCGCGTTTGGCAGGGAAAAGATATTGACACGGTCCATATCAGCTTGCTTGTCTTCAACAACTTCTGTCCCCATCAGCTCTCTTTTACATATATTTGAAAAGTCCAATACGCTTGCATGGTCAAGACTTGatgaatataaaaactaaaatatatgACGTTTTTGTGTTTAATAAGGTAGAAAGAAGCGAGCTTGATATATACAAATAACATAGATGCATCTTTCACATCGTGGAAAGTTCTTAGGCTTTGAATACGTAGTCGCTAGCTGATCACCACGCACTTTATAATTAGTTTTCCATTTTATCATCAGTCTTGCTTTGTATAAATTCTTATCTTACGGGATCGGAGGCTAATTAAAGGGTGTTCCAATGGCGAAGGGCTGCTCAAGATtggttttcttcttctctttcctcatACTTGCTGTGTCCATTAATGCCCAGAACGTCTGTTCAAATGACGTTGGTAATTACACAAGTAACAGTCCCTATAAAACAAACCTTAACAGTGTCTTATCGTCCATCGCCTCTAATACAGCCGTAGACTATGGGTTCTACAATGAGTCTGCAGGCCAAGAACCTGACAAAGTCAACGTCATTGCTCTTTGTAGAGGAGATATTGCAACCGATGTTTGTCGAGGTTGCTTAGAAAACGCAACTCAGGAAATCTTGCGAGTTTGTCCCAACCAAAAGCAAGCAATTATATGGTCTGCTGAATGTATGCTCCGCTACTCGAACAAAACAATTTTCGGTGTGCTGGAAACTGGACCTACTTACTACATGTGGAATATGAACAATGTCACGGACGATGTGAGCCTGTTTAACCAGGCGCTGCAGGATTTGTTGAGGAGATTACGAGGCACAGCTGCATCTGGGAATTCTCAAAAAAAGTTTGCAACAGGAGATACGACAGCAAGTTTTAGGACGATATATGCACTTGAACAATGTACTCCTGATCTGTCTGAGCTGCAGTGCTCTGATTGCCTGGATAGGGCTATTGGAGAAATTCCAAATTGTTGCAGTGGGAAGATAGGAGGGAGAGTTCTTAAACCCAGCTGCAATTTCAGGTTTGAGACTGAGCGTTTTTACAACCCAACAGCCAACTCACCACCACCATCGCCACCCCCACCGGCTGAAGGTCTACTATATATTTACTtacatgtattttttattcccATTTTGATTTAAGTCAACTTACTTTTAActgcttttcttttggttttgaaGGAAACGGTAGTGACACAGCTCGAACGGTCATCATCATCCTTATTCCAACAGTTGGTTTTGTGATTCTTATTATCTTCATCTGTTTCTTTTTAAGAAGAAGGAAGCCAAGGGATAACTCTAAGGTTAAAAGTAAGTGAAGACGTGTCAATTTTGGAGATTTAACTTAACAATTACCCAAAAATTTTCCAGAGAAACTCCTCTTTTTTACATGTTAATTTGCAATATATCTGTATGTGTATGTGCGCGCGCGTGCGCTCCCACTAATTTTCCCATACATGGTAGGCGAAGCTGCCGCCGGGGACGAAATTAATAGAGCAGAATCCTTACAATTCGACTTCAATACAATTAGAGTTGCAACAGATAACTTCTCCGATGCAAATAAGCTTGGACAAGGAGGATTCGGGGCTGTTTACAAGGTAATTACAATACAtatagagagaaagagagagagaaatagttcatttttattaagaaaatccTTATTTTGAATATACTAAGGACCAAACTGAAAGACtgattattcaaatttcaatacactatcaaataaaatacactATATTGAGgtgtttgtttatatatatatatatatataatagttttCCGGTTCAGGATGTTAAAGTTTGGAAAAAATTCAGGAAAGTTTTAAAACTGCACAGTTTATATGTTTCCCGGATGATCccgcattttaaaatttcagattagaacatttttatatatatcgGTCAAATTCGTCCCAAGCATATAATGTTAAAGTCCATGCCTGAATCTCAAGTTACGGACAATATTATTATGCTGTGATTTCAGGGTAGACTTTATGATGGAGCAGAAATTGCTGTGAAAAGGCTGTCTAGGGATTCAGGACAGGGAGATCTGGAATTTAAGAATGAGGTCCTGTTAGTGGCCAATCTTCAACATCGTAATTTAGTCAGGTTGCTTGGTTTTTCTTTGGAAGGAAATGAAAGACTTCTTATTTATGAGTTTGTGCCTAACACAAGCCTGGACCACTTCATATTCGGTATGCTTGCATTTAATCTGCATGCAATTTTACACGTATAATTTATGTTACTTTTTCGTTTAGCTAGATCCTGATCATATTAAAGTCAGGATCCCTTATGCCCTCTATCCTTGGGCTAAGGTCCAGTCTCTGGACTTAGTGCAGTGAGATAGCTCAGGAAATTGTAATTGATGACTTTCAAAgacttatatatatagttatatttcttttttataccACAAATTAAAGCAGCAATATATGCTTCATAGATATCATATGTATTCaatttgacattaataaatataaaattaatcctattgattgtttaaatattattttagtacATTGAATTATATAGTTTCATGAACGTGTAGATCCGACTAGGCGGGCACAATTAGATTGGGAAAGGCGATACAAAATTATTGGAGGCATTGCTAGAGGGCTTCTTTACCTTCACGAAGACTCTCGTCTTCGGATTATTCACCGTGATCTCAAAACTAGTAATGTTTTGTTAGATGCAGAGATGACCCCTAAAATAGCAGATTTCGGCATGGCCAGGTTGTTTGAGATGGATGAAACTCAAGGCAATACGAGTAGAATTGTAGGGACCTAGTAAGTACATCTCTCTACAAGCTAATAATGCTATAATTATTGCAAATGCTGTTTAGATTTGACAAATATTGACTTaccaattaaattgaaaatgcaGTGGCTATATGGCTCCAGAATATGCAATGCATGGACAATATTCAGTTAAATCAGATGTTTTTAGTTTTGGAGTATTGGTTCTCGAGATCATAAGCGGTCAGCGAAATAATTGTTTCCGAAATGGAGAGACAGTAGAAGATCTTTTAAGCTCTGTAAGTAGTATAAACAGATAAAAACGGAAACATTTCAGTTATTCACGACAGAGAGGATTGAATTGgggattaataattttgtggaATTCCTGCAGGCATGGAAAAATTGGAGGGAGGGAACGACAGTGAATATCATAGATCCAACATTGAGTAGTGGTTCAATTACTGAAATGATAAGATGCATTCACATCGGATTATTATGTGTTCAAGAAAATGTAGCCAGCAGGCCTACAATGGCTTCTGTTGTTCTCATGCTTAATAGCTACTCCCTCACACTTCCAGTACCTTCAGAACCAGCATTTTTTATGGATAGCATCATTGAATCCGACATGTCATTCTCACTAGCCCACGACTCAAGAATCACGGAAACCGATCAGCCCGGCTGTGAAAATCTCCTATTGTCAGGCAACAACGAAATTTCAATTACCGACCTGTATCCTCGATGATATTGTGAATTGGCctcatttttaagctttttaatttacagttattattgtttgttgTGAGGAGACCATCCATCTATTCTGTCTATACCTATTTGctttctaaaattatcttCCTTCATTtgaatttccttttctttattgcttcacaaattaaatattagcGATAATGAGTAATTTTTAGCGAGGGATCTTTAAGTCGTTAAAATATgagataagataaaattaaaaaaaaatataaaaaaattcaatcaatcGCGTATGTTCTCAATATTTCAACTTTGAAGAAACGATCACAAATCAATTTAGCGCAGGATTTAAAGCATAAAccc contains:
- the LOC112497188 gene encoding cysteine-rich receptor-like protein kinase 44, which codes for MAKGCSRLVFFFSFLILAVSINAQNVCSNDVGNYTSNSPYKTNLNSVLSSIASNTAVDYGFYNESAGQEPDKVNVIALCRGDIATDVCRGCLENATQEILRVCPNQKQAIIWSAECMLRYSNKTIFGVLETGPTYYMWNMNNVTDDVSLFNQALQDLLRRLRGTAASGNSQKKFATGDTTASFRTIYALEQCTPDLSELQCSDCLDRAIGEIPNCCSGKIGGRVLKPSCNFRFETERFYNPTANSPPPSPPPPAEGNGSDTARTVIIILIPTVGFVILIIFICFFLRRRKPRDNSKVKSEAAAGDEINRAESLQFDFNTIRVATDNFSDANKLGQGGFGAVYKGRLYDGAEIAVKRLSRDSGQGDLEFKNEVLLVANLQHRNLVRLLGFSLEGNERLLIYEFVPNTSLDHFIFDPTRRAQLDWERRYKIIGGIARGLLYLHEDSRLRIIHRDLKTSNVLLDAEMTPKIADFGMARLFEMDETQGNTSRIVGTYGYMAPEYAMHGQYSVKSDVFSFGVLVLEIISGQRNNCFRNGETVEDLLSSAWKNWREGTTVNIIDPTLSSGSITEMIRCIHIGLLCVQENVASRPTMASVVLMLNSYSLTLPVPSEPAFFMDSIIESDMSFSLAHDSRITETDQPGCENLLLSGNNEISITDLYPR